From a single Porites lutea chromosome 10, jaPorLute2.1, whole genome shotgun sequence genomic region:
- the LOC140949383 gene encoding calcium homeostasis modulator protein 5-like yields the protein MAALTIGLQELFESVVFDCPCERHFVYGMLFLWAPSFLLFLPGILLEKKLWRKFPRRIYKTENAEKPITRQFRTLSFTLEMFVRASVAPIAWLVMSFLQQKYYTCAYFGPPLDRDIARNNATDECYSKLGPRSIELEDIYKTNSQIAGWSLTIIAMLTLFASVFIRRCNEKEKHLRMPSPQYYLYVEAKEALEQFHTKAKELAKQNATRNVQIFLQNANKKGFDESIQEVAESLLSKYEQFFPIPPESPTYTTPVVMVDSPLKFPELLSEIDGPQIPKDEYPRHTTIEVDEDSKKLQLTPLNRNRVKLNRQHGQNGDPV from the coding sequence ATGGCGGCTTTAACAATAGGCTTGCAAGAGCTATTTGAGAGCGTGGTTTTCGACTGTCCATGCGAAAGACACTTTGTTTATGGCATGTTATTTCTTTGGGCTCcatcttttcttctctttcttccgGGAATtctgttggaaaaaaaattatggcgGAAGTTCCCAAGGAGAATTTACAAAACGGAAAATGCTGAAAAGCCGATTACTCGCCAGTTCAGAACATTGTCGTTTACTCTAGAGATGTTTGTACGAGCAAGTGTCGCACCAATCGCCTGGTTAGTTATGTCctttcttcaacaaaaatactaCACCTGCGCGTATTTTGGTCCACCGCTTGACAGAGATATAGCACGGAACAACGCTACCGACGAATGTTATTCAAAGTTAGGCCCCCGATCTATTGAGCTTGAAGACATCTATAAAACCAACAGTCAGATTGCTGGCTGGTCACTGACGATCATCGCTATGCTCACTCTGTTTGCCTCTGTTTTCATTCGTCGATGtaacgaaaaagaaaagcacCTTCGAATGCCCAGTCCTCAGTATTACCTCTATGTTGAAGCTAAGGAAGCCTTGGAGCAGTTTCACACCAAAGCGAAGGAACTCGCCAAGCAGAACGCTACGAGAAATGTACAGATCTTTCTCCAGAATGCGAATAAAAAGGGGTTCGATGAGAGCATCCAAGAAGTTGCAGAAAGCTTGCTTTCTAAATATGAACAGTTTTTCCCCATACCACCTGAGAGCCCAACATATACCACACCTGTCGTTATGGTAGACAGTCCTCTGAAGTTTCCAGAATTGTTGTCAGAGATAGATGGTCCACAAATCCCGAAGGATGAATACCCCAGGCATACCACGATAGAAGTCGATGAAGACTCGAAAAAACTACAGTTGACGCCACTGAATCGCAACAGAGTTAAACTCAACCGTCAGCACGGCCAAAACGGTGATCCAGTTTGA
- the LOC140951054 gene encoding calcium homeostasis modulator protein 6-like: MNTIISSLTVLFKKSRQSLMYCSIAALTMGVEEIVEEVVFNCPCQRHFAYGQVFLWGPAFLLFFPGILLDKTSWPRTGPRKSNVGKARSKLVRRYFKLLFAVFHAMTRASIAPVAWLVLSFLQQKYYTCAYFGPPVDRISTATNATDRCHFKLGIRSKEIEEGYKTRSQIAGWTLLLVFMLVLFTSVCIRRWVEKGRYLRIPSLEYYNHVEAKEALEQYHAMAKELKRERAKQGIHNLFEKVLSEDVDSRLKDVGALIQERYHSFFVIPPESPSYRSPQGTSDDSPTFYSLTQTGISPVLVTDGSAEESFEFHSSYVDVQLSSQINAASQNPRKLTRIILRQDSIDMS; the protein is encoded by the coding sequence ATGAATACAATAATATCCAGCCTTACTGTGCTCTTCAAGAAATCTCGCCAATCCTTGATGTATTGCTCTATCGCCGCCTTGACGATGGGAGTCGAGGAGATTGTCGAGGAAGTTGTGTTTAACTGTCCATGTCAAAGACATTTTGCTTATGGACAAGTATTTTTATGGGGCCCGGCCTTCCTTCTGTTTTTCCCAGGAATTTTGCTGGATAAAACTTCATGGCCGCGTACTGGCCCGAGAAAAAGCAACGTAGGGAAGGCCAGGAGCAAACTTGTCCGTCGCTATTTCAAGTTATTATTTGCTGTATTTCATGCAATGACCCGAGCAAGCATTGCTCCAGTCGCCTGGTTGGTTCTATCTTTTTTGCAGCAGAAGTACTACACTTGCGCATACTTTGGACCTCCCGTCGATAGAATTTCAACTGCTACAAATGCAACTGACAGATGCCATTTTAAGCTAGGCATTCGATCAAAAGAGATAGAAGAAGGCTATAAAACACGCAGTCAGATTGCTGGATGGACGCTGTTGCTCGTATTTATGCTCGTTCTTTTTACTTCTGTCTGCATTCGTCGATGGGTAGAAAAAGGAAGGTATCTACGAATACCTAGTCTTGAATACTACAACCATGTTGAGGCCAAAGAAGCTTTAGAGCAGTACCACGCTATGGCAAAAGAgctaaaaagagaaagagcaAAACAGGGGATTCATAATTtatttgaaaaggttttgagtGAAGATGTTGATTCCCGTTTAAAGGATGTCGGAGCTCTAATACAAGAGAGGTATCATTCGTTTTTCGTCATACCCCCAGAGAGCCCTTCATACAGATCTCCCCAGGGTACATCAGATGATTCCCCTACGTTTTATTCACTGACACAGACCGGAATTTCCCCGGTACTTGTAACCGACGGATCTGCAGAAGAAAGCTTTGAATTTCACTCCAGCTACGTAGATGTTCAGCTGTCATCACAAATTAATGCAGCATCACAAAACCCTAGAAAACTTACAAGGATAATACTTCGTCAAGACTCCATCGACATGAGCTGA